From Desulfallas thermosapovorans DSM 6562:
AGGCGCGGGCGGTTTGACGCTGGTGAGCTTTAAAGATGTGATTATCAACGGGGAGGTAGTTGAGGCTAACATTATAGCCAGTGGTTCTTTGGTCATCCGGCATGGTGCGAAGCTGTACGGTTCGGCTTGCGTGAGAGATGTGAAATTTTTACACGATACGCCGGTAACAGGTCCTTTTGCATTTGAAGTATATGAGGCAAGCAATATCAAGCCCATTGAAGGGGCTTTAAACATACAAATAAAAGAAATACAATGGAAGGAACAGTACCCGGTTTTTTAGAGTATCGCCGGGGTGCGGCTTTCAATGAATCAGAACTGTATATGGAAAAATGAATGCAGCACGGGCATTTTGGCCCGTGCTACATTTGGCACAGGATAAAATCGCATATCTCCGAGGGGTTTTGCGCCAACAGGTCCGGGCCGCAATCCGCCAGCAGTTCCTCTGCGTCATACCCCCATGTTACGGCAATAACTCCGATGTTGTTTTTCCGGCAGGCGACAATATCCCGGCATTCGTCCCCCACATAAATCACTTCACTGCTGCTTAAAGAGTGCCTGGCCAAAAAAACCCCAATGGCTTTGTCTTTACCAAATATTCCACCTGAGGAAATAATGTTATCGAAAAGGTTAATATTGTTATGGTCCAGAAAATCTTTAATATTGTTGGCTGAGTTTGATGAAATAATACTGAGCGCCAGTCCCTTTGCTTTGAGTTGTTGCAGTACTTCCTTCATGCCTTTGTTGGCTTGTAAAGAACGGGTGGCCCGTCTGTATTTTTGGGTTAATTCATGTTTAAGCAGGGGAAGTTTGTAAAAGGGAAGATTAATGGCCCTGCACCTTTGGGGAATGGATAAAGAGCGCAGGTATTCATACTCATCTTCCTTTATTTCCCTGAGCCGGTATTTGGGGGCCAGTTCATTTAGCAATTCAACGGTCAGGTAACGTGATTCCACAATGGTACCGTCGAAATCAAAAATGACATGTTTAATCATTTATACACTCCCCATATAAAAACTTCCGGTTAACGCTGTCAATTACATAACCGGCGGCGTTTTGGTGTTTGGTTTTGGTGTTCGTAAATGTAGTTTACCATATTTCTAAATTGGGCGGCCGGCTTGGGCTGCCTGCAGGAGTATATATTTAAACCATAGAATTTTAAAGGGTGTGAAAAGTAAACCGAAGGGAAGGCCGGTTTTATGGGGCACATGGCGGGTAAGGATATATATCGCAGGTTGGGCGAGAAAATTGACAATCTCACCGTGAAATCCCCTTGGAACGAGGCCCTGCACCGGGTACTCAAGGAGTTGTACACCGAAGAAGAAGCGGACCTGGTGGTGCAAATGCCCTACTTGCTTTCCAGTGCGGATAGAATTGCCGGTATAACCGGCATTGATCCTGAAATAATGCAGGGCCGTCTGGCAAGTTTGGCGGAGAAGGGGTTGGTGCTGGACCTTTACCATGACGGCCGGTACTATTACATGCCCTCTCCGCTTATGGTCGGTATATTCGAGTTTACCATGATGCGCAGCGGCAGCTTTAACCCCACGGTTGCGGCGAACCTGTTTTACGCCTACCTGTCCGGCAGCGGGGATTTTTACCGGGCTAACGCCGGTGACGGGCAGCAAATCGCCTTGGCCAGGGCTCTACCATATACAGATGCGGTGGCACCGGAAGATGTGGTGGAAATTCTGCCATATGAAAAAGCCGAGGCCATTGTGGACAGCCACAGGCAATATGCCATCGGTACCTGTGCCTGCCGGCACGAGAAGCTGCACAGCGGCCACAAAAACTGTTCCGTGCCCCTGGACACCTGCATGTCCTTTGGTTATGCTGCGGATTATTTGATCAGGCATAATATGGCCGTGCAGGTCAGCCGCGGTCAGGCAATGGAGAACCTGGCCCGCTGCCGGGAATTGGGGCTGGTGTTTTGCGCCGATAACGTGCAAAGGAACGTCACCTTTATTTGTTGCTGCTGTGCTTGCTGTTGCAATATGCTCCAGGGCATCAATAGGTTCGGGTATCCCGGCTTTATCAAAACCTCCGGCTTTATTGCAACTGTGGAGAGTGATAAATGCACGGGCTGTGGCCGGTGTGCCGCGGCTTGCCCGGTAAAGGCCATCCGTTTGGCGCCTGTCCAAAGAGGTAATCCGGCCAATTCGGTGCTGGCCGGTGCGCTGCCCGCCCGGGGTGGAGCACCGGTTGGTTTGGACGCAGTCGCTCCGCTACCCGGTCAGGGTAACGAAACCCTTGGTTACCCGGAAAGCAAGCCCGTGTCCGGGCCGGCTTCCGGCAGCGTACAGAAACCCGTGAAGTTTTCCTTAATAGATGAAGATATCTGCCTGGGGTGCGGGGTGTGCGTAACGCAATGTGTTTTTCGGGCACTGCGGCTTAGAAAACGCCGCCAGAGGGTGCTGCCCCCGGAGACCACTTTTGAACGCAACATACTGGCCTGTCTGGAAAGGGGAACCCTGCAGAACTACATATTTGACGATCCCGGTGCCGTCACCCACCGGGTGATGCGGGGTATCCTGGGGGGTATTCTGAAACTACCCCCGGTTAAAAAAGCGCTGGTCAGGGATACATTCCGTTCCGCTTTTATTAATACACTTGTGGCGGTGGTAAAGCTAACGGATAAACACTGGATTACCAAACTTTAAGAGGCTGTCCGAAAAGCCCGTGCGAGGCCCATTTTAATCTCTGTGAAATTGTAATCAATCATATTGAAATAAAAACCCTTTATTTACCAGCCCTTTTCCCCCAGGGTTTAAATACGGAAATAAAGGCCGCCAGAACCAGGACAAAGGCTTGCAATGAACCCAAATACCTGTTCATTGCAGCAAATTGCAAGTATGTTGCATTTTGCAGCGCCGCCAGCCCTTCAACCCTGGAGATGGCTTCCATGCCGTTAACCCAGGGACCCAGATAAAAGGTGCCAAATAAGATTGCTGATATATTAATTATATATTTAAGGATGATCCATTTATATTTAAAAAAACCCCAGTTGGTTAGCCATGAAAATAAAATACCTGTAATCAAACAGCCTATTGCCGCAGGGATAATGATAAAGTCATCAATTAATTTCACTGACATGTTGACCGCCCAGAGTTCATTCCCGTTGGAAATGTGGTTTCTAACAAAGCCAAGCAGCAGCATGGCTGCGGCTGAGCCGATCCACATACAGGCAAAAAAGATATGGAAACCCTTTAACCACGCTTTTCCCGTAAGGCCTATTTTTGGCATTAGTCCTACCCCTTTCATTATATAAAATGGACAAGTCATATGTAAGTAAATAATTATCCACTGTTCCACCGGTTTAAATTAAATATAACCGCCCTCATATAATTGTCAAGGCAATTATATGAGGCGGTTATCTACGTTACTTCGGTATCCCCGGTTCATCTGTGCGCAACTCGGTGCATTTGCGGGAGCGGCTGGTGTTGTCATTTGGTGTCCCCCTTTATGACCATGTCACTACTATCCCTGCCTGTGCTGCCGGAACTGCGCATAACCAACCGGGGCTTGGTGGATACCCGGGAATTTAAGTTTGTCGATT
This genomic window contains:
- a CDS encoding HAD-IA family hydrolase; translation: MIKHVIFDFDGTIVESRYLTVELLNELAPKYRLREIKEDEYEYLRSLSIPQRCRAINLPFYKLPLLKHELTQKYRRATRSLQANKGMKEVLQQLKAKGLALSIISSNSANNIKDFLDHNNINLFDNIISSGGIFGKDKAIGVFLARHSLSSSEVIYVGDECRDIVACRKNNIGVIAVTWGYDAEELLADCGPDLLAQNPSEICDFILCQM
- a CDS encoding 4Fe-4S binding protein yields the protein MGHMAGKDIYRRLGEKIDNLTVKSPWNEALHRVLKELYTEEEADLVVQMPYLLSSADRIAGITGIDPEIMQGRLASLAEKGLVLDLYHDGRYYYMPSPLMVGIFEFTMMRSGSFNPTVAANLFYAYLSGSGDFYRANAGDGQQIALARALPYTDAVAPEDVVEILPYEKAEAIVDSHRQYAIGTCACRHEKLHSGHKNCSVPLDTCMSFGYAADYLIRHNMAVQVSRGQAMENLARCRELGLVFCADNVQRNVTFICCCCACCCNMLQGINRFGYPGFIKTSGFIATVESDKCTGCGRCAAACPVKAIRLAPVQRGNPANSVLAGALPARGGAPVGLDAVAPLPGQGNETLGYPESKPVSGPASGSVQKPVKFSLIDEDICLGCGVCVTQCVFRALRLRKRRQRVLPPETTFERNILACLERGTLQNYIFDDPGAVTHRVMRGILGGILKLPPVKKALVRDTFRSAFINTLVAVVKLTDKHWITKL
- a CDS encoding DUF2269 family protein gives rise to the protein MPKIGLTGKAWLKGFHIFFACMWIGSAAAMLLLGFVRNHISNGNELWAVNMSVKLIDDFIIIPAAIGCLITGILFSWLTNWGFFKYKWIILKYIINISAILFGTFYLGPWVNGMEAISRVEGLAALQNATYLQFAAMNRYLGSLQAFVLVLAAFISVFKPWGKRAGK